A genomic region of Arachis stenosperma cultivar V10309 chromosome 9, arast.V10309.gnm1.PFL2, whole genome shotgun sequence contains the following coding sequences:
- the LOC130947353 gene encoding 40S ribosomal protein S4-2, whose product MARGLKKHLKRLNAPKHWMLDKLGGAFAPKPSSGPHKSRECLPLILILRNRLKYALTYREVIAILMQRHVLVDNKVRTDKTYPAGFMDVVSIPKTNENFRLLYDTKGRFRLHSIRDEEAKFKLCKVRSVQFGQKGIPYLNTFDGRTIRYPDPLIRANDTIKLDLEENKIVDFIKFDVGNVVMVTGGRNRGRVGVIKNREKHKGSFETIHVQDATGNEFATRMGNVFTIGKGSKPWVSLPKGKGIKLTIIEEARKRIASQQAVTA is encoded by the exons ATG GCGAGAGGATTAAAGAAGCATTTGAAGAGGCTCAATGCACCCAAGCATTGGATGCTTGACAAACTCGGTGGTGCTTTT GCACCTAAACCGTCTTCTGGACCACACAAATCCAGGGAGTGTCTCCCACTCATACTCATCTTGAGAAACAGGTTGAAGTATGCTCTTACTTATCGTGAAGTCATCGCTATTCTGATGCAGCGTCATGTCCTTGTTGATAACAAGGTCAGGACTGACAAGACGTATCCAGCTGGCTTCATGG ATGTTGTATCAATCCCCAAGACAAATGAGAACTTCCGTCTTCTTTATGACACAAAGGGCAGATTCCGTCTCCACTCAATCAGGGACGAGGAGGCTAAG tttaagctATGCAAGGTTCGTTCAGTGCAGTTTGGTCAGAAGGGTATCCCATACCTCAACACCTTTGATGGTCGTACTATCCGCTACCCTGACCCGCTCATCAGGGCTAATGACACCATTAAGCTGGACTTGGAGGAAAACAAGATCGTTGATTTCAtcaagtttgatgttgggaatGTTGTTATGGTCACTGGGGGAAGGAACAGGGGGCGTGTTGGAGTGATCAAGAACAGGGAGAAGCATAAGGGAAGTTTTGAGACAATCCACGTTCAGGATGCTACTGGTAACGAATTTGCAACCCGTATGGGAAATGTGTTCACCATTGGCAAGGGATCAAAACCATGGGTTTCACTTCCCAAGGGCAAGGGTATTAAGCTGACAATCATTGAGGAAGCTAGGAAAAGGATTGCTTCACAACAAGCAGTTACTGCATAA
- the LOC130951623 gene encoding uncharacterized protein LOC130951623 yields MSEEELGTFSMMDPLDMIDPWDMIDLDADRRNMVEQCAIDVGGNQPPQLQPQPDVREITVAQFFSDTCGYQPHQSHPQFDMVLAECLPEPQPQPQPQSHPHPQQFQQFLADCGYQLPESQLQLQPMQPQVWTWEENKAFESVIANCFEYAKRNRWELIAARLPGKTPAQLQERFKKLMKDINVIHNGYTSNTPLNTAFENMTMTMAAPTTTLEHNPVSIPIINATTTTPPPPPYNTDHQHHRAEVVVATAEKAAPMEAATREQSQSANTNNTKKFSRWTEDEHRNCTLIQRV; encoded by the exons ATGAGTGAAGAGGAACTAGGTACTTTCTCAATGATGGATCCTTTGGATATGATAGATCCTTGGGATATGATAGACTTGGATGCGGATAGAAGGAATATGGTAGAGCAGTGTGCCATTGACGTGGGTGGCAATCAACCACCTCAGCTACAGCCGCAGCCGGATGTAAGGGAGATTACAGTAGCTCAGTTTTTCAGTGACACGTGTGGTTATCAACCACATCAGTCTCACCCTCAGTTCGATATGGTTCTTGCTGAGTGTTTGCCAGAACCTCAGCCTCAGCCTCAGCCTCAGTCCCACCCTCATCCTCAGCAGTTTCAGCAGTTTCTTGCTGATTGTGGTTATCAACTACCTGAGTCTCAGCTTCAGCTCCAACCTATGCAACCTCAGGTCTGGACTTGGGAGGAGAACAAAGCCTTTGAGTCAGTTATTGCCAATTGTTTTGAGTATGCTAAACGCAACCGCTGGGAGCTGATTGCTGCTCGTCTCCCTGGAAAGACCCCGGCGCAACTGCAAGAACGCTTCAAGAAGCTGATGAAGGACATCAATGTCATCCATAACGGTTATACTTCAAACACTCCTCTGAATACTGCATTTGAGAACATGACTATGACAATGGCTGCTCCTACCACCACATTGGAACACAACCCTGTCTCCATCCCCATCATCAATGCAACAACaacaaccccaccaccaccgcCTTATAACACTGATCATCAACATCACAG GGCGGAGGTAGTCGTCGCCACAGCAGAGAAGGCAGCACCAATGGAGGCAGCAACAAGGGAACAAAGCCAATCTGCCAACACCAACAATACAAAGAAATTTTCTCGTTGGACTGAAGATGAGCATAg GAATTGTACCCTAATCCAAAGGGTTTAA